TGCAGGTTGCAGGCGCCATGGATCGACCTTCCCAGCGCTTTATTTTTGTCCTATTCTGTCGAATGTAGTAAAAAATAGTAGCCTGTTCTCAACCCATTGAGCAAGCCGGCTACGCCCTGCGAAGTGCTCCAGCAATAACGTGCGTATCAAAGACTTTTTTTATCTCGCAAAACCATTAATCCCCAGACGCATGCAAATTGCCATGCGGCGACGGCTTATGAGGCATCTGCGCATTAAACACGCGCACCATTGGCCTATCGACCCCGACGCCGTAAAGCCACCCGCCAACTGGCAGGGCTGGCCGGATGGTAAACAGTTTGCAGTTGTTCTGACACACGACGTAGAACTTGCAGGAGGCCACAACAAGTGTGAGGCCTTGATGCGTCTTGAAAAAGCGCAGGGGTTTGTATCCTCATTCAATTTTGTGCCCGAGCGGTATCATGTATCGGCAGACCTGCGCAATTTGCTCACCGCAGAAGGATTTGAAGTTGGCGTTCACGGCCTGAACCATGATGGCAAGCTGTACAAAACGCGAGAAGAGTTCAGGCGACGTGCAGCCAAAATCAACCAGTATATTGCAGAATGGGATGTTGTGGGATTTCGCTCTCCGGCCATGCATCACAATCTCGACTGGATCAGGGATCTCAACATTCTTTACGACGCATCTACGTTTGATACGGACCCATTTGAGCCGCAGCCAGACGCCATAAGCAACATTTTCCCTTTTATGGTAGAAGATGACGGCGACCGAGCCGGCTACGTTGAACTGCCTTACACCCTACCCCAAGACTTCACGCTCTATGTCATTATGGAGGAGCGGAATCCGAAGATCTGGAAAGAAAAAGTCGCCTGGATTGCAAAAAACGGGGGTATGGTGCTACTGAATGTGCATCCCGACTACGTCCACTTCGGTGATGGCCAACCAGGTCAGGAGACGTTTCCTGCGTCCATTTACAGCGATTTTCTTTCTCACATCGCAACGACCTACAAAGGACAATACTGGCATGCCTTGCCGCGAGAAGTAGCTTCGTTTTGGAAGCAACGGTCCCAAGCGACTGTGCGCCATCCGCAAACAGTTACAGCCGACCAGTGATTATCTGCCGAGAAATGCTCGAGAAAAATTACAGGACGGCCACATATCGTGGGTTACAACCTCTTTATCAAGCCATATTTCACATTCAACCTAAACCGCTTTTCCCTATCAACAAACCCACGTTTAGGCTAGCGCCTAATAAGGATTTAAGTTAAATCCAATTGAGCCAATTCCATGCGCCAAAGGTGCTAGCAAACGGTGCGGTTTTACATCAAATTTCGTGTTTATCCCCAGTACGGCTACTTCTTATCGAAGTCGACTCCTGATTCCCGATCCACGCTTCAATATTACAACCTGTACACTCACCCGAACAGGTTATTTCAGGGGTAATGTTCGACATCAATTTGGCCGATACTACCGGTGATCGCTCGTAGGGGAAAAGAAAAATGCTATTGTTGAGGAGTATTGGAAATGCAATCTATGTCGCCAGACATTGCTGAATTACACGTAGCCATTGCGTCTACGTTTACTGCGGAGCCGGTGGAAAAAACCCTCTCGTTCTGGCTGGACCAATTCAACCGGCCACACACGGTAGCGTTTGCACCGTATAACCAGGTATTTCAGCAACTGCTGGATCCCAATAGCCTTTTTGCCCAAAACAAGGCATCAAAGCAAAACGCGTCAAAGCAAATTGATGCGCTTAACGTGATCTATTTGCGTCTGGAAGACTGGCTGCAGGCTGCACCAGCCGGCGCACCTGCGGATGAAGCAAAAGCGATGCTGCTGCAAAATGCAGAAGATCTGGTCAACGCAATCAAAGTGGCCTGCCTCCGAGGCGACGCCCAACACCTGCTTATCTTTACACCTTTCTCCGAAAAAAGCGCAGCAGATCCAGCCAAACAGGCTATCCTTGCACAGACGGAATCAGAAATTATCAACCGGCTGCGTGGCACAAACCATATAGATTGTCTGCCGCAACATCAGTTGCTGAACTGGTACGCACTCACCGGTTACGACAATCCACACACGGCAAAAGCCGGCCACGTGCCTTATACAGAAACGTGCTACGCTGCCCTCGCCTCTGCAACCGTCCGCCAGCATGCAGCACAAGAGCGGGCGCCGTACAAGGTCATCGCGCTCGATTGTGACAACACGCTCTGGCAAGGCGTATGCGGCGAACTCGGTCCTACGGGGGTACAAATAACGCAGCCCTTCCGGGCCTTACAAGCTTTTATGCAGCAGCAAAAGGCTGAAGGCATGTTACTCTGTCTTGCCAGCAAAAATATTGACGCCGATGTCGATGCGGTATTTGAACAAAATCCGGACATGCTGCTCAAGCCAGCAGACATCGTGGCAAAGCGAGTCAACTGGATTGCAAAATCAGAAAACATCAAGTCGCTTGCAGCCGACCTTAACCTCGGCCTCGACAGCTTCATCTTTATTGATGACAACCCGGTTGAATGCGCCGAAGTGCGGGCCAATTGTCCGGATGTTACCGTATTCCAGTTACCTGCCAATCCATCTGAAATTGAATCCTTCTTGTCACACATCTGGATCTTCGACAAATTGGGGGTCACAGATGAAGACAAAAAACGGGCTGAACGCTACCAGCAAAACGCCCGACGAGAGCAAGAACGGCGCTCGTCTACTTCGCTGCAAGACTTTCTGAAGGGGCTGAACCTTTCGATAAACATCGCAGCGCCGGCAAAAGAACATTATCCGCGCATAGCACAGCTAACACAGCGGACAAACCAGTTCAATGCAACAACCATTCGTCGTAGTGAAGCGGATCTAGAAAGGCTGCTCACTGCAGCCAGCCTGGAAGCTGCCATTGTACAAGTCAGTGATCGGTACGGCGACTACGGCCTCGTAGGCGTACTTCTGTACAATTTCTCCGATTACGCGCTGCAAGTAGATTCACTTATCCTGAGTTGCAGGGCCCTGGGCCGTGGTGTAGAGCAATCCATGGCTCGCTACCTTGCAGAACAAGCCCGGAGTAAACAAATCGATCGGATTGACATTGCGTTCTCCGAAACGGAGCGGAATCTACCTGTACTCAATTTCCTTGAAACCGTAGCTACTGCTGACAAAACCACGCTCGAAAAAGGCACGGTTTATCAGTACAAAACAACGGATCTCCTCAAAATAGTGCCACTGGAGGCTGCAACACCTTCAGTTGCTGCTACAAAAAAGGCTGCCACGAGCGGCCCGTCCTCCGCAAATGGCCAGGTGAAGCAAATCATGGTTTCCTGGGAGACCATTGCGACCACGTTGAATTCAGCCAAACGCATCCATACGCAGGTACTGAGACGAACAGTCCCCCGCCCTGCGCTGCAAACTCCTTATATCGAACCACAAACCGAGCAGGAAAAACAGGCTGCGCGCATTTGGCAAGATGTTTTGGGCATTAATGGCATAGGATTGGATGATGGATTTAAAGAGTTGGGCGGCACATCGCTCCAACTGGTGCAAATCTACGGTGGGTTACGGGGTCAATTTGATGTTGATCTGCCATTCACAACCCTGTTCGGACTCCCGACAATCCGCGCATTTATTGAGTATCTGGGCGCTTCGCCAGATAAATCTAGCAGGGCAAATGCAATTCAGGAGCGAGCAGCAAGGCAAAAAGCAGCAATGGAAAAAAGAAAGCGGCTGCAATTGAATTTGAGATAATTGATAAAAGTGATTGAATCAGCATGGATGGAATAGCAATTATTGGCATGTCCGGGCGGTTTCCCGGGGCAAACGATGTAAAAGGATTTTGGAAAAACCTGGTAGAAGGGGTCAACTCCATCGTTCCAATTCCGGACGAGGACATGGAGCTCTCGGCGGCAGATCGACAATTCTTGTCTGGGAATCCTAATTTTGTGCAGAAGGGGGCGGTAGTTACAGACGCTGATCATTTTGACGCTGCATTTTTTGGTATTTATCCAAAAGAAGCCCAGGCCATGGACCCGCAGCATCGCCTGTTTCTGGAGTGCAGTTGGGAAGCCGTCGAAGACGCCGGCTATATCCCTTCTACCTACCCAGGCTCAATTGGCGTGTATGCCGGCAGCTACATGAACACCTACACGCTCTGCAGCCTCGAAACCAATCCTGCATTTATTGCCAGCCTCGCCAACTCGTTTCACGGGGGCGTTTTGCAGAACGAACTGGGCAACGACAAAGATTATATGTCGACCCGCGTCTCGTTCAAACTCAACCTGCGCGGCCCCAGTCTCACCATCCAAACAGCTTGCTCAACTTCACTGGTTGCCGTTGCACAGGCCTGTATGAGCCTGTCGAATTATCAGTGCGACATGGCGCTGGCGGGTGGCTCAACACTGAAACTTCCACAAAACAGAGGCTATCTCTACGAAACAGATGGCATGGTATCTCCCGATGGCAACATCAGGACCTTTGATGCAAAAGCCCAGGGAACGGTCTTTGGCAATGGCGTGGCCGTTGTGCTGCTTAAACGCCTAGAAGATGCCATTGCAGATGGAGACAGTGTCTATGCCGTCATCAAAGGCTGGGGCGTAAACAATGATGGTGCGTCTAAAGTGGGATACACCGCCCCGAGTGTAGAAGGCCAAACTGAAGCCATCGCACTTGCGCAGGCCGTTGCGGATATTGATCCGCGTACCATTTCGTATGTCGAAGCACACGGTACGGGTACCCCTAAAGGAGACCCAATAGAAATTGATGCGCTGACCCAGGCGTTCCGTCTTAAAACCGATGAAAAGCAGTTTTGCAGAATTGGCTCGCTGAAGCCAAACATCGGGCACCTCGATGTTGCAGCTGGTGTTGCCGGCCTCATGAAGACCTCCCTTGCGCTGCAAAACAAGGTCATTCCTCCGAGCTTGAACTTTGAGACACCGAATCCCAACATCGACTTCAAAGAAACGCCGTTTGTTGTAAATCAAGAACTCACGCCTTGGGAAACGGAGCATCTTCCCCGTCGGGCCGGCGTCAGTTCCTTTGGCGTAGGCGGCACCAATGCACACGTTGTTGTAGAGGAAGCCCCAGAGGTCAAAGCAGACCCGTCGAAAAAACCATTTCACCTCATTCCGCTTTCTGCCCGTAGCAGCAGTGCAGCTGATCAGATGCTGGACAGGCTTCAGGAATTTCTGAAGGACAACCCGGACGCAAGCCTGGCAGACATTGCGTACACCTTGCAGATGGGACGGCAAACTTTCAACCACTCCCGTTGCTTTGTAGCCAGTGATGCAGCAGAAGCCCTTGCGCTACTCGAAGAACGCGATACCAAAAAGATCTTGGCCCGGCAACAAGTCCGGCGCAATCGCGAAGTAGTTTTCATGTTTCCTGGTCAGGGTGCGCAGCACATACGCATGGGCGGCGACCTGTATGAGCACGAACCGGTATATCGGGCAGCCATTGACGAATGTGCGGACATTTTGAAGCCGTTGCTTGGCTTTGAAATCCGCGACCTCCTTTACCCTGCAGCTGACAAAGAAGACGAAGCAGGCAAAAAAATAAACCAGACCATGGTGGCGCAGCCCGGTATTTTTGCCACGAGCTACGCACTCGCCAAACTCTGGATGCACCGCGGCCTCACGCCCAAAGCAATGATTGGCCACAGTGTTGGCGAATTTGTAGCAGCTTGCCTTGCCGGCGTGTACACGCTCGAAGAAGGACTAAAGCTGGTTACACTACGCGGCAAACTGATGCAAGACATGCCCGGCGGCTCAATGATGGCTGTACGCGCACCGCTGGCAGATCTGGAGGCCCATTTATCAACAGACATTGATGTTGCCGCGATCAACAGTCCGGCTATGTGTGTGCTTTCCGGCCCAACGCCGGCCATTGAAGCGCTGCAGAAAAAACTCGAAGCCGCAGAATTTATCTGCCGGCCACTGCATACGTCACATGCGTTTCACTCAGCCATGATGGAAGATGCCATTCCGCCTTTTGCGGAAGCCCTGGCAAACATCTCACTGCAAGCACCGCAGGTCCCCATTATGTCGACGGTACACGCCCGCTGGCTCACCGCAGAAGACACACAGGATCCAACCTATTGGGCCCGACACCTGCGTGAAACAGTTCGTTTTTCCGATGCCGTTTCAGAGATCGTCAATGAATCGAACGATGTATTTCTGGAAGTGGGCCCCGGCCAAACACTAAGTACCCTGGCCCGGCAACATCCGGATACCAGTGACAAACAAGATTTCTTCTCCAGCCTGCCCCATGTGCAGCAAACTATTTCTGCTTCCAAGTATGCCACAGAAATCACAGGCAAACTCTGGCAGGCTGGTGTTACAATCGACTGGGCTACGCAATACGAAGCAGAGTCCAGACGCAGGGTGCATCTCCCTACCTATCCGTTTGAACGGAAAAGATTTTGGTTTGATGAAGATCCGGAAGTGGTTGCCCATGCATCCAATGGGCATGCAACAAATGGCGTACAGCCAAACGGTACACTTCCCGCACACGTCGCTGAGACGAATTACCAAAACGGCCATAGCCCAGCCCACGTGGCTACCATGCCACAAACGGCCCTCAATACTGAACAACGCCAGCTAATCGAACAACAGCTCCATGTAATGGCGCTGCAGCTCCAGGCCTGGCGAAATTTATTGAATGATTGATCACGCTTTGCTGACTTCAGCTACAGATTATTAATTATCGTTACCTATTCTCATGAGCACTCCAGAAAAACAAGGCCTTGTCCAGTCCAAGCTTAAGTCGGTGTTACTCGATTTATCCGGATTCGACCTGGACGAACTCGACCAGTCTGCAACATTTCTCGAATTAGGATTTGATTCTCTTTTTCTGATTCAGTTTAGCCAGGCGTTGAAAACGAACTTCAAGGTAAAAATTTCATTCCGACAGCTGATTGAAAAAATCCCGACGCCTGAAGCATTGGTTGGATTTCTTGCTGAAAAAGCGCCCGACAGTGTACTTCCCGCAGCAGCGCCCGCAGCAGCTCCTGTAGCGCCGGCTGCCCCTGTACAGGAAACCCCGGCAGCACCTGCGCCTGCAGCGCCTCCAGCTCCGGCGGCACCAGCACCGGCATTTAACATGCCAATGCCAACAGCGCCGATGAGTCTTCCGGCCGGCGCAAGCAACGATGCACTGCAGCATGTAATGGCACACCAGCTGAATGTGATGTCGATGCAACTGGCCATGCTGACAGGCGGTGCGGCACCGGCAGCCATGCCCGCAGCGGCACCGCTAGTAGCCCCAGCCGCACTGCCAGCGCCAGAAACAGCGGTTGAATCTCCTGCACCTGCTGCAAACGCGACCATCGTCAATGAACCTGCTTCATCAGTAAAAGAAGACCAGGCAACAAAAGAGCGTAAACGGTTTGGACCTTATAAACCGGTCAAACGCGCAGACGACGGCGGCCTGACACCTAAACAGCAGGCGCATCTTGATGCATTGATCGAACGCTTTACCAAACAGACCAAAGAGTCCAAGCGCCGCGCGCAACAGCACCGTCCGCATTTTGCAGACCCACGCGGGATTGCAGGATTCAGGAAAATCTGGAAAGAAATTGTTTACCAGATCACAACCGTAAAATCCAAAGGCTCCAAACTGTGGGACATCGATGGCAACGAGTACATCGACCTTGCCATGGGTTTTGGACTGAACCTGTTTGGTCAGTCTCCAGATTTTGTTACGGAAGAACTGGAAAAGCAGCTGAAACTGGGTGTTGAAATAGGGCCACAGTCTCCGCTTGCCGGCGAAGTGGCGCAGATGCTTTGCGACCTCGTGGGCCAGGAACGTGCAACGTTCTGTAATACTGGATCCGAAGCCGTAATGGCAGCGCTGCGCCTGGCCCGCCTCTACAGCGGCAAAGAGCGGTTTGTATTCTTTGGCGGCGCTTACCATGGCAACTTCGAGCAGGTGCTTGTCCGTGCAAATGTGATTGGCAGCAAACGACGCATGTCTCCTGCTGCACCGGGTGTCCCTGAAATGTACGCGCACAACGCGTTGGTACTCGATTACGGCGACCCTGCCGGCCTCGATATCATTCGCGAACACGCAGATGAAATCGCAGCGGTACTCATTGAGCCTGTTCAGAGCTCAAAACCAGACCTTCAACCACGCCAGTTCTTGCACGATCTCTACGACCTGACGCGTGAGCACGACATCGCGTTCATCATGGACGAAGTGATCAGCGGCTTCCGGGCTGCACCGGGTGGTGCACAGGAATGGTTTGGTGTAAACGCTGACATGGCAACGTACGGCAAAGTGCTCGGCGGTGGTATGCCAATTGGCGCACTGGCCGGCAAATCAAAATATCTTGACGGCCTCGATAGTGGCATGTGGCAGTACGGCGACGATTCGTTGCCCGAAGCAGACATGACCTTCTTTGCCGGCACCTTTGTCCGCCACCCGCTCGCGATGGCCGCTGCTAAAGCGGTATTGACACGGGTGAAAGAAGCGGGGCCGGAGCTACAGCAAACACTGACAGAACGAACCATCGAACTGGTTGCCGACCTGAACAATTTCTTTGAAGAACGGCACGTACCCGTACGCCTGTTGCAGTACACCTCGCTGTTCCGATTCTCGTATGCCTCCGACATGGAGTATATCGACATGGTATACTACCATCTGCTCGAAAAAGGCATTTTCACGCGTGGCTTCTTCGACAACCTTTTCCTATCGACTGAGCATACCGATGAAGACATCGAGAAAATCAAAAACGCATTTAAAGAAACCATCATCGAGCTTCAGGAAGGTGGCTTCCTGCCCGAGCCCGGCGCGATGCAGGGAGACGGTCTGCCACAGGAAGAACTGACTGCGAATGCAGCAGGAGGGCCGGATTTTTTAGTGGAGACGCCTCGCATTAATGAGGACCATGCGGGGCGTGAATTACCACTAACTGAATCTCAGACCGAGATTTGGTTGGCCTCACAGCTGGGTACAGAAGCATCCAGTTCTTTCAACGAGCCTTTCTACATGACCTTGAAAGGCGACCTGGATATGGACAAACTGCACCAGGCCATTCAAACGGTAATTCAGCGGCACGAAGCCCTGCACATCCGTTTTGATGCTGATGGTACAAAGCAGATTTTTGAAGATCCAAAACCGCTCGAACTGCCCTTCACTGACCTCTCCGAGATGTCAGTCGAAGCACAAGAAGCAGAAGTGGATGCACTTTTCAAACGCTACGCCTCCACGCCGTTTGATCTGACCAATGGTCCGCTTGTGCGCATCGAACTGGTACGCCGAGCGGCAGACAACCACCTGTTGATGTTCTCAGGGCATCACATCATTTGTGATGGATGGTCATGGTCGGTGATCCTTGGCGAAATAGGTGAAGTGTATTCTGCTGCCGTAACAGGTGAGACAGTTGAGCTGCCAGAAGCGGGCAAATTCAGCGAATACGTTCGCGAAGAACTGGCTGAACAGGCCGGCGAAGATGTACAGGATGCATATGCCTTCTGGGTAGAGCAGTTTGCTGATCTGCCGCCTGTACTCAACTTGCCAACAGACCGGCCGCGGCCGGCGTTCAAATCGTTCGAAGGCGCAACCGTACGCTACCAGTTTGACATCCGCGCATACAAGGCAGCCAAAGAAGTTGCCCAGTCGCAAAACGTGAGCCTGTTCACGCTGGTCTTGTCGACCTTTAACCTGTTGCTGGGGCGCCTGGCGGGCCAGGATGACATTGTTGTTGCCATCCCAACGGCCGGCCAACTCCAGTTTGGCGAAAATGCGTTGGTCGGACATTGTGTAAACTTGCTTCCATTGCGTACCCGCATGGACCGCGCGTTGCCCGCTGCAGACTTTCTGAAGCAGACAACAACTTCAGTGCTCGACGCTTACGACTACCAGGAATGCACACTCGGTGGCATCATCCGCCAGTTGAGCATTCCACGTGACCCGAGCAGAATGCCGCTCGTTGAGGTTAACTTCAACCTCGACCGCGACGGCGCCGGCGTAGCGTTCCACGGACTCGAAATTGCTGTAGCCCAGTCGCCAAAGGAAGCAGTCAACTTCGATTTGTTCTTCAACCTGAACGAAATGGAAGATGGCTTCTTCCTCGACCTCGACTACAACGCAGCCCTGTTCGATGAAGCGACCATTCGCAGGTGGGTAGGCCACTTTGAGGCCCTGCTCATGGGGATAGCGGCAGATGCGGAGATGCCCATTGGCACCCTCCCACTGACCATTGCAGAAGCGGGTGAAAACAAACTGACCTCATTTGCAGAGAAAGTTGTTGAATACCCGAGCGATGCCACGCTGATCGAGTTGTTTGAGCAGCAAGCCGTACAGTCGCCGGATGTGGTTGCGGTTGAATTTGAAGACACAACCCTGACATACAAGGAGCTGGACGAATACGCAAACCGTTTTGGACAATACCTGCAAACCATGGGCGTAGGGCCCGAGGCACTTGTCGGTGTTCAGATGGAGCGTTCAGCCGGCATGCTTGTAACGTTGCTTGGTGTATTAAAAGCCGGCGGCGCATACATCCCAATGGATCCTGCGTACCCAACGTCGCGCCTCCTCTACATGATTGAAGACGCAGAACTAAAACTGCTACTCACAGAGGAAGCGCTGCTGGCAACGATCGACAAATCCCTGCTTCCGGAAGACCTGGAAGTGATCTGCCTTGATACCGAGTGGAACAAGATCTCCCGTAGATCCAAGAAAAAGCCTGAAGCAAAAACTTCAGCTGAAAACCTGGCTTACGTTATATACACGTCAGGGTCCACAGGAAATCCGAAAGGGGTAGAGATCTCACACGGTGCGCTGGTTAACTTCTTGTGTGCAATGCAGGAGGAGCCAGGATTCAGTGATACGGATACGCTGTTGAGCGTGACGACTTTATCTTTTGATATTGCTGGATTAGAACTGTACCTGCCGATTATCTCTGGCGGCAAAGTTGTTGTTGTATCCCGTGAAACGTCTGTAGACGGGGTAAAACTGGCTGAAGCGCTTGAGTCTGTAGATGCAACCGTGATGCAGGCAACACCTGCAACATGGCGCATGCTACTGGAAGCCGGCTGGCGCGGCAAATCCAATCTAACCGCGTTGTGTGGTGGCGAAGCCATGCCGCCAACGCTTGCCCGTGACCTGGAAGGGAAGTGCGCAACACTCTGGAATATGTACGGGCCAACAGAGACAACGATCTGGTCATCTGTGCATGAAATGGCACACGATGCAGCGCTGATCTCCATTGGTACGCCCATTGCAAATACGCAATTCTATATTC
This Bacteroidota bacterium DNA region includes the following protein-coding sequences:
- a CDS encoding amino acid adenylation domain-containing protein; protein product: MSTPEKQGLVQSKLKSVLLDLSGFDLDELDQSATFLELGFDSLFLIQFSQALKTNFKVKISFRQLIEKIPTPEALVGFLAEKAPDSVLPAAAPAAAPVAPAAPVQETPAAPAPAAPPAPAAPAPAFNMPMPTAPMSLPAGASNDALQHVMAHQLNVMSMQLAMLTGGAAPAAMPAAAPLVAPAALPAPETAVESPAPAANATIVNEPASSVKEDQATKERKRFGPYKPVKRADDGGLTPKQQAHLDALIERFTKQTKESKRRAQQHRPHFADPRGIAGFRKIWKEIVYQITTVKSKGSKLWDIDGNEYIDLAMGFGLNLFGQSPDFVTEELEKQLKLGVEIGPQSPLAGEVAQMLCDLVGQERATFCNTGSEAVMAALRLARLYSGKERFVFFGGAYHGNFEQVLVRANVIGSKRRMSPAAPGVPEMYAHNALVLDYGDPAGLDIIREHADEIAAVLIEPVQSSKPDLQPRQFLHDLYDLTREHDIAFIMDEVISGFRAAPGGAQEWFGVNADMATYGKVLGGGMPIGALAGKSKYLDGLDSGMWQYGDDSLPEADMTFFAGTFVRHPLAMAAAKAVLTRVKEAGPELQQTLTERTIELVADLNNFFEERHVPVRLLQYTSLFRFSYASDMEYIDMVYYHLLEKGIFTRGFFDNLFLSTEHTDEDIEKIKNAFKETIIELQEGGFLPEPGAMQGDGLPQEELTANAAGGPDFLVETPRINEDHAGRELPLTESQTEIWLASQLGTEASSSFNEPFYMTLKGDLDMDKLHQAIQTVIQRHEALHIRFDADGTKQIFEDPKPLELPFTDLSEMSVEAQEAEVDALFKRYASTPFDLTNGPLVRIELVRRAADNHLLMFSGHHIICDGWSWSVILGEIGEVYSAAVTGETVELPEAGKFSEYVREELAEQAGEDVQDAYAFWVEQFADLPPVLNLPTDRPRPAFKSFEGATVRYQFDIRAYKAAKEVAQSQNVSLFTLVLSTFNLLLGRLAGQDDIVVAIPTAGQLQFGENALVGHCVNLLPLRTRMDRALPAADFLKQTTTSVLDAYDYQECTLGGIIRQLSIPRDPSRMPLVEVNFNLDRDGAGVAFHGLEIAVAQSPKEAVNFDLFFNLNEMEDGFFLDLDYNAALFDEATIRRWVGHFEALLMGIAADAEMPIGTLPLTIAEAGENKLTSFAEKVVEYPSDATLIELFEQQAVQSPDVVAVEFEDTTLTYKELDEYANRFGQYLQTMGVGPEALVGVQMERSAGMLVTLLGVLKAGGAYIPMDPAYPTSRLLYMIEDAELKLLLTEEALLATIDKSLLPEDLEVICLDTEWNKISRRSKKKPEAKTSAENLAYVIYTSGSTGNPKGVEISHGALVNFLCAMQEEPGFSDTDTLLSVTTLSFDIAGLELYLPIISGGKVVVVSRETSVDGVKLAEALESVDATVMQATPATWRMLLEAGWRGKSNLTALCGGEAMPPTLARDLEGKCATLWNMYGPTETTIWSSVHEMAHDAALISIGTPIANTQFYILDDQLQPVPDGAIGQLYIGGDGLARGYLKRPELTAERFVTNPFGKPGSRIYNTGDLARILPNGTFECLGRNDSQVKVRGYRIELGEIEAALVKHEAITEAAVIARRDEFEETNLVGYYVPTKTDDLSVSDLKAFLRDSLPEYMVPAFFVEMDALPRTPNRKVDRNALPDPEGQRPSLEDSYEAPRTPTEQTIADVWAEVLQLEKVGIQDNFFDLGGHSLQATRVIARLREPLQYDVPLRLFFENPTIADLALAITELQASQETDDDILQMIEELEDLTEEEVAALLKNGE
- a CDS encoding HAD-IIIC family phosphatase; this translates as MQSMSPDIAELHVAIASTFTAEPVEKTLSFWLDQFNRPHTVAFAPYNQVFQQLLDPNSLFAQNKASKQNASKQIDALNVIYLRLEDWLQAAPAGAPADEAKAMLLQNAEDLVNAIKVACLRGDAQHLLIFTPFSEKSAADPAKQAILAQTESEIINRLRGTNHIDCLPQHQLLNWYALTGYDNPHTAKAGHVPYTETCYAALASATVRQHAAQERAPYKVIALDCDNTLWQGVCGELGPTGVQITQPFRALQAFMQQQKAEGMLLCLASKNIDADVDAVFEQNPDMLLKPADIVAKRVNWIAKSENIKSLAADLNLGLDSFIFIDDNPVECAEVRANCPDVTVFQLPANPSEIESFLSHIWIFDKLGVTDEDKKRAERYQQNARREQERRSSTSLQDFLKGLNLSINIAAPAKEHYPRIAQLTQRTNQFNATTIRRSEADLERLLTAASLEAAIVQVSDRYGDYGLVGVLLYNFSDYALQVDSLILSCRALGRGVEQSMARYLAEQARSKQIDRIDIAFSETERNLPVLNFLETVATADKTTLEKGTVYQYKTTDLLKIVPLEAATPSVAATKKAATSGPSSANGQVKQIMVSWETIATTLNSAKRIHTQVLRRTVPRPALQTPYIEPQTEQEKQAARIWQDVLGINGIGLDDGFKELGGTSLQLVQIYGGLRGQFDVDLPFTTLFGLPTIRAFIEYLGASPDKSSRANAIQERAARQKAAMEKRKRLQLNLR
- a CDS encoding type I polyketide synthase: MDGIAIIGMSGRFPGANDVKGFWKNLVEGVNSIVPIPDEDMELSAADRQFLSGNPNFVQKGAVVTDADHFDAAFFGIYPKEAQAMDPQHRLFLECSWEAVEDAGYIPSTYPGSIGVYAGSYMNTYTLCSLETNPAFIASLANSFHGGVLQNELGNDKDYMSTRVSFKLNLRGPSLTIQTACSTSLVAVAQACMSLSNYQCDMALAGGSTLKLPQNRGYLYETDGMVSPDGNIRTFDAKAQGTVFGNGVAVVLLKRLEDAIADGDSVYAVIKGWGVNNDGASKVGYTAPSVEGQTEAIALAQAVADIDPRTISYVEAHGTGTPKGDPIEIDALTQAFRLKTDEKQFCRIGSLKPNIGHLDVAAGVAGLMKTSLALQNKVIPPSLNFETPNPNIDFKETPFVVNQELTPWETEHLPRRAGVSSFGVGGTNAHVVVEEAPEVKADPSKKPFHLIPLSARSSSAADQMLDRLQEFLKDNPDASLADIAYTLQMGRQTFNHSRCFVASDAAEALALLEERDTKKILARQQVRRNREVVFMFPGQGAQHIRMGGDLYEHEPVYRAAIDECADILKPLLGFEIRDLLYPAADKEDEAGKKINQTMVAQPGIFATSYALAKLWMHRGLTPKAMIGHSVGEFVAACLAGVYTLEEGLKLVTLRGKLMQDMPGGSMMAVRAPLADLEAHLSTDIDVAAINSPAMCVLSGPTPAIEALQKKLEAAEFICRPLHTSHAFHSAMMEDAIPPFAEALANISLQAPQVPIMSTVHARWLTAEDTQDPTYWARHLRETVRFSDAVSEIVNESNDVFLEVGPGQTLSTLARQHPDTSDKQDFFSSLPHVQQTISASKYATEITGKLWQAGVTIDWATQYEAESRRRVHLPTYPFERKRFWFDEDPEVVAHASNGHATNGVQPNGTLPAHVAETNYQNGHSPAHVATMPQTALNTEQRQLIEQQLHVMALQLQAWRNLLND